A window of Cryptomeria japonica chromosome 3, Sugi_1.0, whole genome shotgun sequence contains these coding sequences:
- the LOC131036018 gene encoding uncharacterized protein LOC131036018: MCGHVCLGPVGQPLDPPVHSANYEVHEMHDAPDVMTQTGGYPGESSHARGEEAPSSYIDDVVLMTEEELTQIQEGTLTTISFGLDSLTGTSITSVGLCDLGSGSAVGDKGKRILGFTSLLTKPTIPEDEEEEEEMPRVHVVYENIENIPPLPKTYIKSPAKLKRKRGDEDPLEPSSAAKRIDFDDPSTT, from the exons atgtgtgggcacgtatgcttgggtccagttggacaacctctTGATCCTCCCGTGCAcagtgcaaattatgaggtgcatgagatgcacgatgcaccagatgttatgacacagactggaggataccctggggagtcctcgcatgctagaggtgaggaggcaccttcatcatacattgatgatgtagtg ttgatgaccgaggaggagttgacgcagatccaggagggcaccttgacgaccatttcatttggccttgatagcttgacg ggcacaagcatcACGAGTGTGGGgttgtgtgatttaggatctggtagtgcagttggagacaagggaaag agaattcttggcttcacatccttgttgactaaacccactatacctgaagatgaagaagaagaagaagagatgcctcgagtacat gttgtgtatgaaaatattgaaaacatacctcctctaccaaagacatacatcaagagtcctgcaaagctgaagagaaaacgtggagacgAG gatcctttagagccgagcagtgcggcgaagaggatcgattttgatgatccatcaacaacttag